One window of the Streptomyces asoensis genome contains the following:
- a CDS encoding HelD family protein, with amino-acid sequence MAVQAQQETAVGSVRHTAPDSVRDREIGIEQEHLDRVYRRLEEKIHEAEFLMHDAAKRGQVGTPGALAERDAQVFRAGVHLNRLNNEFEDFLFGRIDLLAGKDGKKGPDGAYTAVEPAEGAVRPDNTADIAETLHIGRIGVLDSDYAPLVIDWRAPAAAPFYRSTPVDPGRVVRRRVIRSKGRRVLGVEDDLMRPELKAVLDGDELPVIGDGALMAALGQARSHTMRDIVASIQAEQDLVIRAPAASVTYVEGGPGTGKTAVALHRAAYLLYQDRRRYAGGILIVSPTPLLVAYTEGVLPSLGEEGQVAIRAIGSLVDGAEATLYDSPAVARAKGSHRMLKVLRKAARGALESGGRASAQLTLGDPDEAPAPSATPTRLRVVAFGRRLELEAADLDRVRQSALSGTAPVNLLRPRARKLLLDALWERSGAVGRHSDPELAAELRSSFDEDVTSEDSFIAFLDAWWPELTPEAVLTAMADERRLGRWARRILNPGEVRKVARALKRDGRSVHDIAMLDELQAILGAPLRPRKRREFDPLDQLTGLEELMPVREETQRERAERLAQERTEYAHVIVDEAQDLTPMQWRMVGRRGRHATWTVVGDPAQSSWSDPDEAAEARDEALGTRPRRRFQLTVNYRNPAEIAELAAKVLALAMPGAESPSAVRSTGVVPRFEAVTDTLGATVRAEAQRLLERVDGTVGVVVAMNRREEARRWLAGLGDRVVALGSLEAKGLEYDATVVVSPAEIADESPAGLRVLYVALTRATQQLTVVSGDRDEPDANGVPDLLRD; translated from the coding sequence ACGCCCAGGTGTTCCGCGCGGGCGTTCACCTCAACCGGCTCAACAACGAGTTCGAGGACTTCCTGTTCGGGCGGATCGATCTGCTCGCCGGGAAGGACGGCAAGAAGGGCCCGGACGGCGCCTACACCGCCGTGGAGCCCGCCGAGGGGGCCGTACGCCCCGACAACACCGCCGACATCGCCGAAACGCTCCACATCGGCCGTATCGGAGTCCTCGACTCCGACTACGCCCCGCTGGTCATCGACTGGCGGGCACCGGCCGCGGCGCCCTTCTACCGGTCCACCCCGGTCGACCCGGGGCGTGTCGTACGGCGCCGGGTGATCCGCTCGAAGGGGCGGCGCGTCCTCGGCGTCGAGGACGACCTGATGCGTCCCGAGCTGAAGGCGGTCCTGGACGGCGACGAGCTGCCCGTCATCGGCGACGGCGCCCTCATGGCCGCCCTCGGACAGGCCCGCAGCCACACCATGCGCGACATCGTCGCCTCCATCCAGGCCGAGCAGGACCTGGTCATCCGCGCCCCCGCCGCCTCCGTGACCTACGTCGAGGGCGGGCCGGGCACCGGAAAGACCGCCGTCGCGCTGCACCGGGCCGCCTATCTGCTCTACCAGGACCGGCGCCGGTACGCGGGCGGCATCCTGATCGTCTCGCCCACGCCGCTGCTCGTGGCGTACACCGAGGGCGTGCTGCCCTCGCTCGGCGAGGAGGGCCAGGTCGCCATCCGCGCCATCGGCTCCCTCGTCGACGGCGCCGAGGCCACCCTGTACGACTCCCCGGCGGTGGCCCGGGCCAAGGGGTCGCACCGGATGCTGAAGGTGCTGCGGAAGGCGGCGCGCGGCGCGCTGGAGAGCGGCGGCCGGGCCTCGGCACAGCTGACCCTCGGCGACCCCGACGAGGCCCCCGCGCCCTCGGCGACCCCCACCCGGCTGCGGGTCGTCGCCTTCGGCCGCCGACTCGAGCTGGAGGCCGCCGACCTGGACCGCGTCCGGCAGAGCGCCCTCAGCGGCACCGCCCCGGTGAACCTCCTGCGCCCCCGCGCCCGCAAGCTGCTCCTGGACGCCCTGTGGGAGCGCTCCGGCGCGGTCGGCCGGCACAGCGACCCCGAGCTCGCCGCCGAACTGCGCTCCTCCTTCGACGAGGACGTGACCTCCGAGGACTCGTTCATCGCCTTCCTCGACGCCTGGTGGCCCGAGCTGACCCCGGAAGCGGTCCTCACCGCCATGGCCGACGAACGGCGGCTCGGCCGCTGGGCCCGGCGCATCCTCAACCCCGGCGAGGTCCGCAAGGTCGCCCGGGCCCTCAAGCGGGACGGCCGCTCGGTGCACGACATCGCCATGCTCGACGAGCTCCAGGCGATCCTCGGCGCCCCGCTCCGCCCGCGGAAGCGGCGCGAGTTCGATCCGCTGGACCAGCTCACCGGTCTGGAGGAGCTGATGCCGGTGCGTGAGGAGACGCAACGTGAGCGCGCCGAGCGGCTCGCCCAGGAGCGCACCGAGTACGCGCACGTGATCGTGGACGAGGCACAGGACCTCACCCCGATGCAGTGGCGCATGGTCGGCCGCCGCGGCCGGCACGCCACCTGGACGGTCGTCGGCGACCCGGCCCAGTCCTCCTGGTCCGACCCCGACGAGGCCGCCGAGGCCCGCGACGAGGCCCTCGGCACCCGCCCGCGCCGCCGCTTCCAGCTGACCGTGAACTACCGCAACCCGGCCGAGATCGCCGAGCTGGCCGCGAAGGTGCTGGCCCTGGCCATGCCCGGCGCCGAATCCCCGTCGGCGGTCAGGTCGACGGGGGTCGTGCCCCGCTTCGAGGCCGTCACCGACACCCTGGGCGCCACGGTCCGCGCGGAGGCCCAGCGCCTGCTGGAGCGGGTCGACGGCACCGTCGGCGTCGTGGTCGCCATGAACCGCCGCGAGGAGGCGAGACGCTGGCTCGCCGGGCTCGGCGACCGGGTGGTGGCCCTCGGCAGCCTCGAGGCCAAGGGCCTGGAGTACGACGCCACGGTCGTCGTCTCACCGGCGGAGATCGCGGACGAGAGCCCGGCCGGCCTGCGGGTGCTGTACGTGGCCCTCACCCGGGCGACGCAGCAGCTCACGGTCGTCTCCGGGGACCGCGACGAGCCGGACGCGAACGGCGTCCCGGACCTCCTGAGGGACTGA